A stretch of DNA from Desmospora activa DSM 45169:
AAGATAACCGTCATATACATGCGATGTTCACCTGCTTTCATCGAAATCCGCTTTGTTGGGGAAAGGGTAGGACCGCCCCACATGCTCATCCTTCAGTATAATCATTTTTAGGGTAAAAACTCAATTCCCGGCGAAGAGGGATTCAGCACTCTTTTTTGAACATCAGAACAACAGAATTCCGGTTGCCAGGGTAGTGATCAGCATAGTGAAGATGATGACATATACAACGAATTTGATCCAAAATGAACGCACAACCATCACCTCAGCTTCTCATTTTAGCTTACCTTGTATGCCTTGTCTATTCGTAACTGTAGGGGTGAGACGGATACTCGTCAATTTTGATATATTAGATTTGTAAGCGTTTTTTTATCAGCGTCGGAAGGGGAGAGACCGGTGTCGGAGAAAAGTTTTGAAACCCTCTACCGGGAATGGCAGGAGAAGACGGAAGAGCTGTTGCAAAAATATCCCGAACAGAAAAATCGGTTTGAAACCTTATCGGGAATCGGGATTGAGCGAGTTTATGTCCCGGATGGAGCGAGTAGGAGAGAGTCGGAGAGGATTGGGTTGCCGGGGGAGTATCCATATACGCGCGGCATCCGACCGACCATGTATCGCTCTCGCCATTGGACGATGCGCCAGTATGCCGGTTTTGGGTCAGCGGAAGAGACGAACCGCCGCTTTCGTTATCTGTTGGAGCAGGGGCAGACGGGGTTATCCGTCGCCTTCGATCTGCCGACACAAATCGGCTATGACTCGGATGATCCGATGTCTGCGGGGGAAGTGGGCAAGGTCGGGGTGGCGATCGATTCGTTGGCGGATATGGAGACGTTGCTACAGGGGATCCCATTGGACCGAGTGAGCACCTCTATGACGATCAACGCACCAGCGGCAGTGCTGCTTGCGATGGTTATAGCGGTAGGGGAAAAGCAGGGAATCCCGTCTCATCTACTGACGGGAACGATTCAAAACGATATTCTAAAGGAATATATCGCCAGAGGAACTTATATTTTTCCTCCACAGCCGTCGATGCGTTTAATCACTGATATCTTTGCTTTTTGCGGAGAACATGTCCCCCGTTGGAATACCATCAGTATTAGCGGTTATCACATCCGGGAAGCCGGTTCTACCGCAGTACAGGAGGTAGCTTTTACCCTAGCCAATGGGATTGCCTATGTGGAAGCGGCGGTAAAAGCGGGTTTGGAAGTGGATCGATTTGCGCCGCGCCTCTCCTTCTTTTTTAACGCTCACAATCATTTTTTTGAAGAAGTGGCCAAGTTTCGGGCGGCGCGTCGATTGTGGGCACGTATAATGAAGGAACGGTTTGGGGCGCAAGATCCGCGTTCGATGCAACTTCGCTTCCATACGCAAACAGGGGGCTCTACGCTGACGGCACAGCAACCGGACAACAATGTGGTGCGGGTGACGTTGCAAGCGTTGTCCGCTGTGCTGGGCGGAACCCAAAGCCTTCACACCAATGCTCGAGACGAGGCGTTGGCGCTGCCGACAGAGGAGTCAGCCCGGATCGCTTTACGTACACAACAGATTTTAGCCCATGAGAGCGGGGTGACCGACACGGTTGATCCCCTGGGCGGCTCTTGGTTTGTGGAGTCGCTGACGGATGCGATTGAAGCGGAAGCAGAGGCGTACCTGGAGCGAATTGATGAGATGGGAGGGGCGGTGGCAGCGGTAGAGCAAGGTTATATGCAGCGGGAAATTCAGCAGGCAGCCCTAGAGACTCAGCGTAAGATCGAGTCCGGTGGAGAAGTGGTAGTTGGACTGAACCGCTACCGCTTGGAAAAGGAGACAGAGCCTGAGCTGTACCGCGTCAATCCGAAGTTGGCCCAGAAGCAAGTGGTGGCCCTTCAGGATCTACGTAAGAGCCGGGATTCCGTTCAAGTAGAAGCGTGTTTGGAACGGCTGAAGCAGGGAGCGGCGGGGGATGCCAATCTGATGCCGTTGATTTTGGATGCGGTTCGCACATATGCGACGGTGGGAGAGATTTGTCATTGCTTACGTGAGGTGTTTGGAGAGTATCAACCGATGGTTTAAGGAGGGAGAACCATGAATCGGCCGATACGGGTGTTAGTAGCGAAACCAGGCTTAGACGGCCATGACCGCGGTGCGTTGATTATTGCACAAGCGCTGCGGGATGAAGGGATGGAAGTAATTTATACAGGCTTACGTCAGTCGCCGGCGCAAATTGTGGCGACGGCGATTCAGGAGGATGTGGATGTGATCGGTCTTTCATGTCTTTCTGGTGCTCACAATGAGCTGTTTGCTGAGGTGATGAGCCTGTTGAAAGAGGAGGACGCTGAGGATATTGTGGTGGTAGGGGGTGGTGTCATCCCCCAATCCGATATTGCCGGCTTGTTGGAAAAAGGAATTGCTCGCATTTTTACACCTGGCACCTCCACCAAGGATACTGCTGACTTTATCCGGGAAGCGATTAAGCGACGGGAGGCGTCATCATGATCCCGCTTCATCCTCATAAAATCGATCACATCGGGATTGCGGTTCGCTCGTTGCGCAAGGCTTTGCCCCTGTATCGGGATGTGTGGGGGATGGAATATTTGGGGGAGGAGACGGTGGTAAGCGAAGGCGTACGGGTGGCTTTTTTCCGTTTGGGGGAAAGTAAGGTGGAATTGTTGGAGCCGCTGTCCGACGATAGTCCGATCGCTCGCTTTATCCATAAACGTGGAGAAGGGGTTCATCATGTCGCTCTCCGGGTGGGAAATCTTGAGGAGCGGCTGCAACAGCTAAAAGTGGCGGGTATTGAGCTAATCAACGATCAACCAAAGCGGGGAGCGGGGGGCAACCGTGTCGCTTTTCTCCATCCCCGCTCCACTGGCGGTGTATTGTACGAGTTATGTGAACCGGCGAAGACAGACGAATAGTAGAGCATTGGGGTGAACGATACTGTCATACCGAAGTGAAAAATGGTCCCCGATTTGGGTTGCACGAAAGTCAGGAGCAGCGATCAAACATTGGGTAAAAGTCTTCTACCAAGGGATAAAGGGAGAAGGAGGCGGGGCTGTGTATTCCAAATTGGATGAATTGGCCGCAAGGCGGCGTCGGGTGGAGCAGGGCGGCGGTGATGATAAAGTTCGGGCGCAACATGAGAAAGGAAAGCTGACCGCCCGAGAACGGATTGATTTACTGTTGGATGAGGATACGTTTGTAGAATTAAATCCCTTTGTCGAAAATACCGCTGCCGATTATGGCGAGGCACCCGGTGAAGGGGTGGTAACGGGATACGGTAAGATCCATGGGCGTTCGGTCTATCTATTTGCCCAGGATTTTACCGTATTCGGCGGCTCCTTAGGGGAAATGCATGCGCAGAAGATTGTGCGCATCATGGATCTGGCGGCTAAAAACGGCGCTCCCATCATTGGTTTAAACGATTCCGGCGGCGCGCGTATCCAGGAGGGGGTCGTATCCCTCGATGGCTATGGTCAACTCTTTTATCGCAATGCTATCTACTCCGGTGTGGTGCCGCAGATCTCCGTCATTATGGGTCCATGTGCCGGCGGTGCCGTCTATTCTCCAGCGTTGACCGATTTTGTTTTTATGGTGGAAGGATCGAGTCAGATGTTTATCACCGGACCCAAGGTGATTGAAACCGTGACAGGGGAGAAGATTTCGGCGGAGGATTTGGGCGGTGCTCGCGTCCATTCTACCCTGAGCGGCAATGCCCACTTTACGGCGGAATCGGAACCGGAAGTGCTCAATCAAGTACGTCGCCTCCTTTCCTTTTTACCGCAAAATAATGTGGAGGACCCGCCGCGAACTTATTGTAAAGAGGATGACGGCTGGACCGAGGAACTGGTGGACCGGGTGCCGACCGCCAGTACAAAGGTGTACGATGTACGTGGGGTGATTGATGCGGTGGTCGACCAAGGCGATTTTATGGAGGTACATCAGTCCTTCGCCAAAAATATTGTGGTCGGCTTTGGCCGTATCGACGGTCAAGTGGTGGGGATTGCCGCCAATCAGCCAAAGATGATGGCCGGTGGTTTGGATATCGATTCCTCGGACAAGCTGGCCCGCTTTATCCGTTTTTGTGACAGCTTTAATATTCCACTGGTAACTTTTGTGGATGTAACTGGCTTTTTACCGGGTGTCAACCAGGAACATCGGGGTATTATCCGCCATGGAGCCAAAATTTTGTACGCTTATTCGGAAGCGACGGTTCCCAAAATTACGGTGATTACTCGCAAGGGATACGGAGGGGCCTATGTCGCCTTAAATAGCAAAGCGATCGGAGCCGATATCGTCTATGCCTGGCCCAATGCCGAGGTAGCAGTGATGGGACCGGAAGGTGCAGCTAATATCATCTTTCACCGCGAGATTCAAGAGGCGAGCGATCCGGCGGCGACTCGAGCTGAGAAGATTGAGGAGTATCGGGAGAAGTTTGCCAATCCGTATGTAGCGGCTGCCAAGGGTATGGTGGATGATGTGATCGATCCCCGGGAGACGCGGCAAAAGTTGAAGCAAGCGCTGGAGATGCTCAAACAGAAGCGGGAGACGCGCCCGGCGAAAAAACACGGCAATATTCCGCTATAGGAAAGGGGAGGCCGCTTTGAAAAGGGAAGAAGAAAAACCGTTGGTGCTGCGATTGGTCGGTTCCGGGAGGGATGCCCACCAGCGCTTGCGCTTACGACACGCTTATGGCGTCACTTTTATCCGTGGAGCACGGGATCGTTCTCCCTGGCGCGAGGAAGGGCGGCGACATCAATTGTTGATCGGCGGGATGCAACGGGAACAGCGGTCATGGTTGGATCGGAGCGAACAGCGGCGGTTGCCGCCTCGTTCCGCTGATAAAGGCGGGTCATAAGGGAAGGAGGGCGAGGATAGTGGGTGACCAAAATTGCGCTGCAAGCTCCTAGCTTTCGGCTATGGGGATAAGGCGCTCACCGCTAGGCGACTATGGATGAAGGTAGAGGTTTTTAGAACCTCCCGGATTTACCCGTGAGGAGGCTCAGTTGACGCTGTGAATGGAGAAGGCATATATTGAAATTTGAGTTGCTGGCGAATGGGAAGAATCCAATGCCCCAACAGAGGGTTTTGGCGGATACCAGGAAAGGGTGGCGTGTAAAGTCCACTTCCTGGTAAGGAACCTTGCCACGTAGCGAGCCCTGGCAGTGCAGCGGCCAAATATATACATAATACGAAAGTTGGGATGAACATGAGTATAATCAATCAGCAACGGTTGTTGGATGAATTTTTGCAGTTAGTGGGAATTGACAGTGAAACCGGGGATGAGCGGGAAATTTGTGATCACTTGCAGCAAAAGCTGACCGCTCTCGGTTTTACGGTGGAAGAAGATGATACTACTGCTGTGACAGGGCATGGAGCTGGCAATCTAATCGCCACATTGGAGGGGAATCTGCCAGATGCTCCTGTGATCTATTTTACCTGCCATATGGATACAGTGGCACCGGGTAAAGGAGTAAAAGCGCGAGTGGAGGGGGAGTATGTCGTCACCGACGGAACCACAGTATTGGGAGCGGATGACAAAGCAGGATTGGCCGCTCTCTTGGAAGGGGTACGCGTAGTCAAGGAGCAGGGCGGAAAACATGGAACGATTCAATTTATCCTCACGGTGGGAGAAGAATCGGGCTTGCTCGGCTCCAAAGCTTTAGATCCAGCCAAAGTAAAAGCAGACTTTGGGTTTGCGATTGATTCCAACGGCCCGGTGGGGGATATTATCACTTCGGCCCCTTCTCAAGTACGCCTGGATGTAAAAATTGAAGGAAAACCGGCCCATGCCGGTGTCAATCCTGAGGAGGGTATTAGCGCCATCCAAGTAGCCAGCCGTGCGATTTCCAAAATGCCGTTGGGAAGGATCGATCATGAAACGACGGCCAACATCGGTAAATTTCAAGGGGGCTCCGCTTCCAATGTGGTGCCGCAGTGGGTGGAGATTTTGGCGGAAGCCCGCAGCCGGGATGAAAAGAAATTGGATGTACAGGCGGCCAAAATGAAGTCGGGATTTGAACAGGCAGCGGCTGAGCTCGGTGCACAGGCAGAAGTAACTGTGACCAAAATGTATCCCGCATACAAATACGAGGAATCGGATCTGGTGGTACAAAAAGCGATGGCGGCGGTCAAACGAGTGGGACGGGAACCGCGGTTGTTGGCCAGCGGTGGCGGTAGCGACGCCAATGTGATCGCTGGGCACGGTATCCCGACGGTAAACCTTGCAATTGGCTATGAGGAGATCCATACCACCAACGAGCGGATGCCGCTAACCGAGTTATATAAGGCGGGGGAACTGGTCGTCGCATTGATCGAAGAGAGCAATCAGACAGCAACAAAAAGGTGAGTATAAGCAGGGATGTCAATCTTTGAACACTCCCTGGCTTTGTTGAAACATCAATTTTCGAACGAGTACCCGGTAAGGGATGGATCGTGTAAATAACCACGTTGTCTACCCTTGCCGGTCTTTTTGTTCTGATATACTGAAATCGATGTCCCGTCATCGATAAAGGGAAGGGGAAGATTCGAAATGGCGAGAATTGAATCGTTTTTGTCGGCACGTCAATTTCTACGGCCGCAGTGGGTGGGAAATCAACTTTATTTTATTAGTGATTTGGGTGGTCATCTAAGTCTATTTGTGATGGATGAGGCAGGGAGTGTACCGCAGCCGTTGTTACCGGCCGATATTGCATTGCAGAATCCCGATTTGATCGGCGGGGAAGCGTATCGGGTGTTTCCAGACTTGGGAAAGATTTTGGTGATGATCGATTCTGACGGGGATGAAAATTATCAGCCGATGCTGATTCCACAGGAAGGAGGATTTCCGGAAGCGGCTTTTGCAGAGGCATTAGCAGAATATCGTGTCCATCTCGCCGCAGCTGATTCGGAAACAGGGAACGTCTACTTTTCGGCGGAGTCGCGAAGGGAATCGATCCGGGTGGCCTTTCGTGGGAATCTGACTACTGGCTCGTTGCAGAAAATGTTTCAAAGCTCTTGGGATCCCTGGGTCGCAGGGGTTGCCAAGGATCACTCGCAAGCGATTATCATGGACTCCTATACCATGGGAGATCATGTGTTGTACTTATGGCACGAAGGGGGGCACGATCCCACTCTTCTCTATGGGAAGCCGCTGGAACAAAGGGCAAAAGGGGAGCAGGTTCCCCTCAACGCCATATCCGACTGTTGCTTTATAGACGAAAACAGTCTGCTACTGCGCACGGCGTTGTTTGAAGATACATATGGAGTGGGACTTTTGCATCTAAACGCCCCCTCCCAGATTCATCCTGTAGCGGTGAAGGGGATCATACACCAAGGGGTAGGAGAGCTGGTTTCTCTCAAGCCTCTCCACGACGATCGTTTTTTGGTGGGATACAATATTGACGGGGTCTCCTGGCTGTATGAAGGGAGCTGGAACCCCTCCACAAAAGAAATCACACTTGATACGGTTATCTGTGGACAGGCACCATTGGCTGAGGGTGTACTAAAAGCCGTCTCCTACGATAAAGAAAACGATTGCTATGCCCTCGCTTTTTCATCAGCGACCTCTCCCATCCAGCTTTACACAGTGGAAGGGGCGGATCGTAAAACGGTGATTCAACGGACACGGGAGCGTGCATTGGGTTTGGATCATAATCGGTTGGCAGCGGGAGAGGACGCTTCCTTTACTTCTTTTGACGGTTTGCGCATATCCGCTCGTCTGTATCTGCCTGCGCCGGAACTGGGCTATCAAGGGCCACGCCCACTGGTCTACTATATACACGGTGGTCCACAAGGGCAGGAGCGGCCGGACTTTGCCTGGTTTTCCATGCCGCTGATTCAATATCTGACTTTACGCGGCTTTGCCGTTTTTGTTCCTAATGTCCGCGGCAGTGTCGGATACGGCTTAAACTATACTAAACAGGTGGACCACGACTGGGGTGGAAATGATCGACTCGATCATGTTCATGCCATGAAAGGTTTGGCGGAAGATGCTCGCGTTGACACCTCTCGGGCAGCGGTGGTGGGTCGTTCCTACGGTGGTTATATGACCTTGACACTGGCTGCGCGCCATCCAGAATTGTGGTCGGCGGCAGTGGATATGTTTGGTCCATACGATCTGATCAGTTTTATGGAGCGTCTCCCTCCCACCTGGAAACCCTACTTTGAAATTGCCTTGGGCCATCCGCAAAAGGACCGCGAATTTTTGCAAGAACGTTCCCCTAAAACCTATATCGAAGCGGTACAATGTCCGTTATTGGTGATTCAGGGCAAAAACGATCCCCGGGTAGTAGAAGCTGAATCTCAGGATGTAGTGGATCGTCTGCGCTCTTTGGGTAAGGAAGTGGAGTATCTGTTGTTTGAGGACGAAGGGCATGATGTACTCAAAATTAAAAACAGAATCCGATGCTACAATGCGATCGCTGACTTTTTTGTGAAAAAGCTGCGTCCATGAGCAAAGCACCCATCATTATGATGGGTGCTTTTTACTGCAGTCGTGCTTCTTCTCGCATGCCCCCTCCTTCCTGCGCATAGATTCATAGGTAAAAGGGATGTCGGAGAGAGGGTTGAAGATGATCATCTGGAAAAAGGGAACGGTTCTCCGCGTTTTGGAGGAGTCCGCGATGTTTCAGCGAGTGAGGGTGAAAATGGAAGCGGGAGAAGAAGCATCGGCGGTTCATTATCCGCTGCTGTTGGGACAGACGGAGCCGGGGGATGAAGTGTGGCTCAATACGACAGCGGTGGAGCTCCAACTGGGAACAGGCGGGGACCATTTTGTAGCGGGCTGGGTTTCAAAAAGACCGGAAAGCTCTTCCCCGCAAGGGCACATTATGAAGATGCGCTACACACCTTGGCAGATTGCGGTGTCGACGGGGGAAGAGGTGGGAAATCCCTATCGAAGTGCCGTCATGGGACGAAACTCCTTGGATAGTTGGCCCATCCTTTTAGGAGAATTGCATAGTATGTTACCGGCGGTGATATCCGTTTGGCGGCATCGCTCTCTCCAGGAGGGAAGGTGTCCCCGCATTGTTTATATTATGACTGATGGCGGTGCACTTCCTCTAGCTATGAGCCAACATGTGAGGCGGTTAAAAAAGCTGGGTTGGCTGTATGCCACTGTGACGGTGGGGCATGCTTTTGGGGGGGATGTGGAGGCAGTCAATCTGCATTCTGCCTTGTTGTTAGCGCGATATGGTTTGAAAGCGGATCTGGTGTTTGTCTCCATGGGGCCAGGCATTGTTGGAACCGACACCCCCTTTGGCTTTAGCGGAGTAGAGCAGGGGGAAGCGGTAAACGCGGTAGCTGCTCTGGAAGGGATGCCGATCTTTATCCCCCGCATCCAAGGAGAGGATGGCCGTAAACGCCATCAAGGAGTAAGCCATCATACCTTGACCAACTTAACACGGGTGGTACTTACTCCGGCGGAGGTGCCAGTGCCGCGGCCGTTGCCGGTGAGAGTACAGACGCAAATGGAAAGCATTCCCCAGCATCACCACCTGATTTCTGTCCCGATAACGGAAAAAGAGGTTGTTGAATTCCTTAAGATCTATCCGGTTTCCATTCAGAGTATGGGAAGAAAGGTAGCGGAGGATCCTCTCTTTTTTCGCACGATATGCGCAGGAGCGCTACATCTGTGGAAGCGCTGGTTGAACCTGACGGATGGTCGCTCCGGTGTAAAGGCGAGTGGCGAGAAAAGTGATTTAACTCGATAACCCTTAACAGGAAGGCACAAATGTACCTTCCTGTTAAGGGTAATGCCCATCAAGGGCGGGCTTATGAAGCGATTTTTCTCGCGGTGTGGAAGGCGAGACCCTCCCCGGATCGCGCCTTATGGTTTAGGATGTTGCCGGCAAAGGGCTTGTTCCCGAAGTTGCAGCCACTCGGTCAGTGTAAGTGAGCGGGAGGACCAGCGCCGGAGGGCGGCTCGTACCTCCCACCCCTTACCCACAATGCGCAATCGATCGGGTCCGGTTTGGATATACATGCTGTTTCCCCCCATTCTTCTTTTTCAACAGCCTACGACATTTGGTGAAAATTATTCATTATCGGGTCTGTTGATTTTTGGGGTAAAGCAGGTTTGATTCATTTTTAATTGTACAACCCTACCCCAACGGAAGAACTAGTGTATAATGGGGACGGAAAACGGGAGGGAAGCATCGATGAGCCGACTGGAAGAAAAAACGATTCAAACCACACCGATTTTTGCGGGTCGCATCATTCAAGTACAGGTGGATGAAGTGGAGTTGCCCGACGGTAGGCGCGCAAGCCGTGAATTAGTGAAACATCCAGGCGCTGTCTCCATCCTAGCACTGACAGAAGAACAGAAGATTGTACTGGTGCGCCAATTTCGTAAACCGTTGGAGAAAACAATTTTAGAACTTCCCGCCGGTAAATTGGAGCCCGGCGAAGCTCCCGTTGAATGTGCAAAACGGGAATTAAAAGAGGAGACGGGCTATACCGCCGACCGTTTGACCAAGGTTGCCGGCTTTTACACGTCCCCAGGCTTTGCGGATGAATATTTGCATATTTATCAAGCGGAAGGGTTGAAAAAGGGGGAAGCGATTCCCGATACAGACGAATTTGTGGAAACGGTGGAACTAACCCTGGAGGAAGCCTTTGCCCGATTGGCAACAGGAGAAATCGATGACGCCAAAACGGTAGTTGCACTGTATATGTGGCAAAATCGAGTGATGAGTAAATGAAAACGATTTTTGCTGACATGCATATCCACATTGGCCGCACGGTGGACGGATTACCGGTTAAGATAACAGCTTCCCGCAATCTCACTTTTGACCGCATTCTGCAGGAAGCGTCCCAGCGTAAGGGTATGGATTTGATTGGGATTATTGATGCCCATTCGCCGCCGGTGCAAAAGGAGATTGCCACCGGGTTGGCGGATGGGCGCTATCAGGAATGTCCGGGGGGCGGGATCCGTTTTGGATCGACGACCGTTATTCTGGGGGCGGAGATTGAGATTAGGCGAGAAGGCCAGGGAGCGGCTCATGTACTGGCTTATTTTCCTCATTTTGAGGCGATGTGCCGGTTTACTCGATTTTTATCACGGTATGTGCGCAATCCCCAATTAAGCACGCAGCGTTTTTACGGATCGGTGGAAGCATTACAGAATCAGGTAGGGGAATTAGGGGGACTATTGGTTCCTGCTCATGTGTTTACTCCCTTTAAAAGTGTTTACGGTAACGCTGCCAATCGCTTGTCCCAGGTATTCCGGTTGGATCGGTTGGCGGCGGTGGAGCTGGGCCTCAGTGCTGATACGGCGATGGCGGATCGCATTAGGGAATTGCACACATTTACGTTTATCACTAATTCCGATGCCCACTCTCTCCCCAAAATCGGCCGGGAGTATCACGCTGTCGAGGTGACTACAGCCTGTTTTGACGAGTGGAAAAAGGCACTTTTGCGACAAGAAGGCCGGCGAGTGTCGGCCAACTACGGATTGGACC
This window harbors:
- the prli42 gene encoding stressosome-associated protein Prli42, which gives rise to MVVRSFWIKFVVYVIIFTMLITTLATGILLF
- a CDS encoding acyl-CoA mutase large subunit family protein, with the translated sequence MSEKSFETLYREWQEKTEELLQKYPEQKNRFETLSGIGIERVYVPDGASRRESERIGLPGEYPYTRGIRPTMYRSRHWTMRQYAGFGSAEETNRRFRYLLEQGQTGLSVAFDLPTQIGYDSDDPMSAGEVGKVGVAIDSLADMETLLQGIPLDRVSTSMTINAPAAVLLAMVIAVGEKQGIPSHLLTGTIQNDILKEYIARGTYIFPPQPSMRLITDIFAFCGEHVPRWNTISISGYHIREAGSTAVQEVAFTLANGIAYVEAAVKAGLEVDRFAPRLSFFFNAHNHFFEEVAKFRAARRLWARIMKERFGAQDPRSMQLRFHTQTGGSTLTAQQPDNNVVRVTLQALSAVLGGTQSLHTNARDEALALPTEESARIALRTQQILAHESGVTDTVDPLGGSWFVESLTDAIEAEAEAYLERIDEMGGAVAAVEQGYMQREIQQAALETQRKIESGGEVVVGLNRYRLEKETEPELYRVNPKLAQKQVVALQDLRKSRDSVQVEACLERLKQGAAGDANLMPLILDAVRTYATVGEICHCLREVFGEYQPMV
- a CDS encoding cobalamin B12-binding domain-containing protein is translated as MNRPIRVLVAKPGLDGHDRGALIIAQALRDEGMEVIYTGLRQSPAQIVATAIQEDVDVIGLSCLSGAHNELFAEVMSLLKEEDAEDIVVVGGGVIPQSDIAGLLEKGIARIFTPGTSTKDTADFIREAIKRREASS
- the mce gene encoding methylmalonyl-CoA epimerase, giving the protein MIPLHPHKIDHIGIAVRSLRKALPLYRDVWGMEYLGEETVVSEGVRVAFFRLGESKVELLEPLSDDSPIARFIHKRGEGVHHVALRVGNLEERLQQLKVAGIELINDQPKRGAGGNRVAFLHPRSTGGVLYELCEPAKTDE
- a CDS encoding acyl-CoA carboxylase subunit beta, which gives rise to MYSKLDELAARRRRVEQGGGDDKVRAQHEKGKLTARERIDLLLDEDTFVELNPFVENTAADYGEAPGEGVVTGYGKIHGRSVYLFAQDFTVFGGSLGEMHAQKIVRIMDLAAKNGAPIIGLNDSGGARIQEGVVSLDGYGQLFYRNAIYSGVVPQISVIMGPCAGGAVYSPALTDFVFMVEGSSQMFITGPKVIETVTGEKISAEDLGGARVHSTLSGNAHFTAESEPEVLNQVRRLLSFLPQNNVEDPPRTYCKEDDGWTEELVDRVPTASTKVYDVRGVIDAVVDQGDFMEVHQSFAKNIVVGFGRIDGQVVGIAANQPKMMAGGLDIDSSDKLARFIRFCDSFNIPLVTFVDVTGFLPGVNQEHRGIIRHGAKILYAYSEATVPKITVITRKGYGGAYVALNSKAIGADIVYAWPNAEVAVMGPEGAANIIFHREIQEASDPAATRAEKIEEYREKFANPYVAAAKGMVDDVIDPRETRQKLKQALEMLKQKRETRPAKKHGNIPL
- a CDS encoding M20/M25/M40 family metallo-hydrolase; the protein is MINQQRLLDEFLQLVGIDSETGDEREICDHLQQKLTALGFTVEEDDTTAVTGHGAGNLIATLEGNLPDAPVIYFTCHMDTVAPGKGVKARVEGEYVVTDGTTVLGADDKAGLAALLEGVRVVKEQGGKHGTIQFILTVGEESGLLGSKALDPAKVKADFGFAIDSNGPVGDIITSAPSQVRLDVKIEGKPAHAGVNPEEGISAIQVASRAISKMPLGRIDHETTANIGKFQGGSASNVVPQWVEILAEARSRDEKKLDVQAAKMKSGFEQAAAELGAQAEVTVTKMYPAYKYEESDLVVQKAMAAVKRVGREPRLLASGGGSDANVIAGHGIPTVNLAIGYEEIHTTNERMPLTELYKAGELVVALIEESNQTATKR
- a CDS encoding S9 family peptidase gives rise to the protein MARIESFLSARQFLRPQWVGNQLYFISDLGGHLSLFVMDEAGSVPQPLLPADIALQNPDLIGGEAYRVFPDLGKILVMIDSDGDENYQPMLIPQEGGFPEAAFAEALAEYRVHLAAADSETGNVYFSAESRRESIRVAFRGNLTTGSLQKMFQSSWDPWVAGVAKDHSQAIIMDSYTMGDHVLYLWHEGGHDPTLLYGKPLEQRAKGEQVPLNAISDCCFIDENSLLLRTALFEDTYGVGLLHLNAPSQIHPVAVKGIIHQGVGELVSLKPLHDDRFLVGYNIDGVSWLYEGSWNPSTKEITLDTVICGQAPLAEGVLKAVSYDKENDCYALAFSSATSPIQLYTVEGADRKTVIQRTRERALGLDHNRLAAGEDASFTSFDGLRISARLYLPAPELGYQGPRPLVYYIHGGPQGQERPDFAWFSMPLIQYLTLRGFAVFVPNVRGSVGYGLNYTKQVDHDWGGNDRLDHVHAMKGLAEDARVDTSRAAVVGRSYGGYMTLTLAARHPELWSAAVDMFGPYDLISFMERLPPTWKPYFEIALGHPQKDREFLQERSPKTYIEAVQCPLLVIQGKNDPRVVEAESQDVVDRLRSLGKEVEYLLFEDEGHDVLKIKNRIRCYNAIADFFVKKLRP
- a CDS encoding DUF3866 family protein, translated to MIIWKKGTVLRVLEESAMFQRVRVKMEAGEEASAVHYPLLLGQTEPGDEVWLNTTAVELQLGTGGDHFVAGWVSKRPESSSPQGHIMKMRYTPWQIAVSTGEEVGNPYRSAVMGRNSLDSWPILLGELHSMLPAVISVWRHRSLQEGRCPRIVYIMTDGGALPLAMSQHVRRLKKLGWLYATVTVGHAFGGDVEAVNLHSALLLARYGLKADLVFVSMGPGIVGTDTPFGFSGVEQGEAVNAVAALEGMPIFIPRIQGEDGRKRHQGVSHHTLTNLTRVVLTPAEVPVPRPLPVRVQTQMESIPQHHHLISVPITEKEVVEFLKIYPVSIQSMGRKVAEDPLFFRTICAGALHLWKRWLNLTDGRSGVKASGEKSDLTR
- the mciZ gene encoding Z-ring formation inhibitor MciZ: MYIQTGPDRLRIVGKGWEVRAALRRWSSRSLTLTEWLQLREQALCRQHPKP
- a CDS encoding NUDIX hydrolase — translated: MSRLEEKTIQTTPIFAGRIIQVQVDEVELPDGRRASRELVKHPGAVSILALTEEQKIVLVRQFRKPLEKTILELPAGKLEPGEAPVECAKRELKEETGYTADRLTKVAGFYTSPGFADEYLHIYQAEGLKKGEAIPDTDEFVETVELTLEEAFARLATGEIDDAKTVVALYMWQNRVMSK
- a CDS encoding endonuclease Q family protein, with product MKTIFADMHIHIGRTVDGLPVKITASRNLTFDRILQEASQRKGMDLIGIIDAHSPPVQKEIATGLADGRYQECPGGGIRFGSTTVILGAEIEIRREGQGAAHVLAYFPHFEAMCRFTRFLSRYVRNPQLSTQRFYGSVEALQNQVGELGGLLVPAHVFTPFKSVYGNAANRLSQVFRLDRLAAVELGLSADTAMADRIRELHTFTFITNSDAHSLPKIGREYHAVEVTTACFDEWKKALLRQEGRRVSANYGLDPKLGKYHRTRCADCDALIPNAAEKACPVCGSRNVVMGVLDRIEEISDGDGASPDHRPPYIHQVPLEFIPRLGPKTLDKLVERFGSEMNILHRAPLEAIAAVTHVDISHYIGLARQGRLTVEEGGGGVYGRVRRSQ